A region of Actinobacillus porcitonsillarum DNA encodes the following proteins:
- a CDS encoding response regulator: MINVVLIDDHMIVRAGFSQLLSLEEDIQVIGEFGSAKETRQNLPRLKPDICILDISMPDENGLSLLQDIPSGIRCIMLSVNDSDLIVKKALELGAKGYLSKRCSAEELIQAVRTVYAGGVYLMPELTTKLVSSRHNSPIEQLTKREREICELLIQGFDAKEIADKLNLSFKTVHVHRANAMSKLNVKNNVELANLLNPQIA; the protein is encoded by the coding sequence ATGATAAATGTTGTACTAATTGATGATCATATGATTGTTCGAGCTGGGTTCTCGCAATTACTTTCCCTTGAAGAGGATATTCAAGTTATTGGCGAATTTGGTTCAGCAAAAGAAACTCGTCAAAATCTTCCTCGTCTTAAACCCGATATTTGTATTCTTGATATTTCAATGCCTGATGAGAATGGGCTTTCCTTATTACAAGATATTCCGTCTGGTATTCGATGCATTATGTTAAGCGTAAATGACTCAGATCTTATCGTCAAAAAAGCATTAGAATTAGGCGCTAAAGGCTATTTAAGTAAACGTTGTAGTGCGGAAGAATTGATACAAGCAGTAAGAACCGTTTATGCAGGAGGTGTTTATTTAATGCCTGAATTAACCACAAAATTAGTCTCTTCTCGACATAATAGCCCTATTGAACAACTCACCAAACGAGAAAGAGAAATCTGTGAACTCCTTATTCAAGGATTTGATGCAAAAGAAATTGCGGATAAACTCAATTTAAGTTTTAAAACCGTACATGTTCACCGAGCAAATGCGATGAGTAAGTTAAATGTTAAAAATAATGTTGAGCTTGCAAATTTACTTAACCCACAAATAGCATAA
- the uhpT gene encoding hexose-6-phosphate:phosphate antiporter, protein MFKFLEEVRKPTLDLPVEERRKMWFKPFMQSYLVVFIGYMAMYLIRKNFNIAQNDMIETYGLTKTDLGLIGLGFSITYGIGKTVVSYYADGKNTKQFVPFMLILSAICMLGFSASMGGGSVALFLMVAFYALSGFFQSTGGSSSYSTITKWTPRKKRGTYLGFWNLSHNVGGAAAAGVALFGANVFFDGHVIGMFVFPSIIALIVGFVGLRYGSDSPEAYGLGKAEELFGEEVSEEDRHAEEEQLTKWQIFVQYVLRNKVIWLLCFANIFLYIVRIGIDQWSPVYAYQELGFSKDAAISGFALFEVGALVGTFLWGYLSDLANGRRALTACVALILIVFTLEFYQFATNEVMYLTALFVLGFLVFGPQLLIGVAAVGFVPKKAIAVADGVKGTFAYLIGDSFAKLGLGMIADGTPIFGLTGWSGTFAALDTSAIVCMVLLAFVALAEEKKIRRQKRAKLAK, encoded by the coding sequence ATGTTTAAATTTTTAGAAGAAGTGAGAAAACCCACTCTCGATCTTCCGGTGGAAGAAAGAAGAAAAATGTGGTTTAAACCATTTATGCAATCTTATTTGGTTGTATTTATTGGTTATATGGCAATGTATTTAATTCGTAAGAATTTCAACATTGCACAAAATGATATGATTGAAACCTATGGTTTAACCAAAACAGATTTAGGTTTAATCGGTTTAGGTTTCTCTATTACCTATGGTATTGGTAAAACCGTTGTTTCTTATTATGCCGATGGTAAAAATACGAAACAATTCGTACCTTTCATGCTGATTCTTTCCGCTATCTGTATGCTTGGCTTTAGTGCAAGTATGGGCGGTGGTAGTGTCGCATTATTCTTAATGGTGGCTTTCTATGCATTAAGCGGTTTCTTCCAAAGTACCGGTGGTTCATCAAGTTATTCAACGATCACTAAATGGACTCCTCGTAAAAAACGTGGTACCTACTTAGGTTTTTGGAACTTATCACACAACGTTGGTGGTGCGGCAGCAGCTGGTGTTGCATTATTTGGTGCTAACGTTTTCTTTGATGGCCACGTAATTGGGATGTTCGTATTCCCATCAATCATTGCGTTAATCGTTGGTTTTGTAGGTTTACGCTATGGCTCAGATTCCCCTGAAGCTTATGGTTTAGGTAAAGCGGAAGAACTTTTTGGCGAAGAGGTGAGTGAAGAAGACCGCCACGCAGAAGAAGAACAATTAACCAAATGGCAAATCTTTGTTCAATATGTCTTAAGAAACAAAGTTATCTGGTTATTATGCTTTGCAAACATCTTCTTATATATCGTACGTATCGGTATTGACCAATGGTCTCCAGTATATGCTTACCAAGAATTAGGCTTCTCAAAAGATGCTGCAATTTCAGGCTTTGCACTCTTTGAAGTTGGTGCGTTAGTAGGTACATTCTTATGGGGCTACTTATCTGATTTAGCAAATGGTCGCCGTGCTTTAACCGCTTGTGTTGCGTTAATCTTAATCGTATTTACACTTGAGTTCTATCAATTTGCAACCAATGAAGTCATGTATTTAACCGCATTATTTGTGTTAGGTTTCTTAGTATTCGGCCCACAATTATTGATTGGGGTTGCAGCAGTAGGTTTCGTGCCGAAAAAAGCAATCGCAGTAGCGGATGGTGTAAAAGGAACTTTCGCTTACTTAATCGGTGATAGCTTCGCAAAACTCGGTTTAGGTATGATTGCAGATGGTACACCAATCTTTGGTCTAACCGGTTGGAGTGGTACATTTGCAGCGTTAGATACCTCTGCTATTGTCTGTATGGTATTATTAGCCTTCGTTGCGCTTGCGGAAGAGAAAAAAATCCGTAGACAAAAAAGAGCTAAATTAGCAAAATAA
- the dsbA gene encoding thiol:disulfide interchange protein DsbA, producing the protein MKKIALKSTFIALSALFAVNSTALAADPVEGKEYISVRQAPSAQKEVLEFFSFYCPHCYDFELTYKIPSQIKAKLPEGAKLVQYHVNFLGRQSENLTRAWAFAMAQGVEDKVKTALFEGAQKDAFKSMDDIKAVFIANGISATDFDNGINSFAVNGLVNKQVQAAEDFKIQGVPAFFVNEQYQMNLEGFSDSKSTNDFIQRYVDAVTFLIRK; encoded by the coding sequence ATGAAAAAAATCGCATTAAAAAGTACATTTATTGCATTATCTGCGTTATTCGCAGTAAATTCGACCGCTTTAGCTGCAGATCCGGTAGAAGGAAAAGAATATATTAGCGTAAGACAAGCCCCATCGGCACAAAAAGAGGTGTTAGAATTTTTCTCATTCTATTGCCCTCATTGTTACGATTTTGAATTGACATACAAAATTCCTTCGCAGATTAAAGCAAAATTACCTGAAGGTGCAAAACTTGTACAATACCATGTAAATTTCTTAGGTCGTCAATCTGAGAATTTAACCCGTGCATGGGCTTTTGCGATGGCACAAGGTGTTGAAGATAAAGTAAAAACAGCGTTATTTGAAGGCGCTCAAAAAGATGCATTCAAATCAATGGATGATATTAAAGCGGTATTTATTGCAAACGGTATTAGCGCAACGGATTTTGATAACGGTATCAATAGCTTTGCGGTAAACGGTTTAGTGAACAAGCAAGTTCAAGCGGCAGAAGATTTCAAAATCCAAGGCGTACCGGCATTCTTCGTAAACGAGCAATATCAAATGAACCTTGAAGGTTTTTCTGATTCAAAATCAACAAATGATTTTATTCAACGTTATGTTGATGCCGTAACTTTCTTAATTCGTAAGTAA